The Exiguobacterium aurantiacum DSM 6208 genome includes a window with the following:
- the gmk gene encoding guanylate kinase, giving the protein MNFKERGLLIVLSGPSGVGKGTVCRVLREEEDNNLQYSVSATTRKPREGEVEGVHYFFKTREQFEDMIEHDQLLEHAEFVGNYYGTPVEWVRETLEGGKDVILEIEVQGAFQVKERFPEAVFLFLAPPSLQELRNRLVGRGTESEEVIKQRLLVAREEIELMDAYDYVVTNDEVEKAIDRIKAIVTAEHCKRERVASLYKKAMMEVI; this is encoded by the coding sequence TTGAATTTTAAAGAACGAGGATTATTAATCGTCTTGTCCGGTCCAAGTGGTGTCGGCAAAGGCACGGTCTGCCGTGTGCTCCGCGAGGAAGAGGATAACAACCTTCAGTATTCGGTGTCGGCGACGACGCGGAAACCACGCGAAGGAGAAGTCGAGGGAGTGCATTACTTCTTTAAGACGAGAGAACAGTTTGAAGACATGATCGAGCACGACCAGCTGCTCGAACACGCCGAGTTCGTCGGGAACTACTACGGGACGCCGGTCGAATGGGTACGCGAGACGCTCGAGGGCGGTAAGGACGTCATTTTAGAGATTGAAGTCCAAGGTGCTTTCCAAGTGAAAGAACGTTTCCCGGAAGCCGTCTTTTTATTCTTGGCCCCGCCAAGCCTGCAAGAACTTCGTAACCGTCTCGTCGGCCGAGGTACAGAATCTGAAGAAGTCATCAAGCAACGTTTGCTCGTCGCTCGTGAAGAAATTGAATTGATGGACGCATACGATTACGTCGTGACCAATGATGAAGTCGAGAAAGCGATCGATCGTATTAAAGCGATCGTGACGGCCGAGCATTGCAAACGTGAACGTGTCGCATCTCTCTATAAAAAAGCCATGATGGAGGTCATTTAA
- a CDS encoding DUF4097 family beta strand repeat-containing protein, with protein MAYSRMKGKSWKARFQDIPKHRKITFGLVFLALPVLFFVNLFVFSDVLALGDKYEDRYQMKKLRLETAHGNVEFVRSTNEKVQIEVLQTNSKERTVKVKAVGDTISVVERFGRFSQFGSRPSESPSRYKIRVALPSSMTSIDVTAEQVTGQGLIAKSIVLDANAVNLTKVESDRLRVETRSDVTLETVRVVQADIRSYREASVRDIVVNQALTVQTEAGALTFEPRHATGQVNVNTGGSVTAADRYNEIGGGVYQLSNSNRPTIHLIAETGKVELK; from the coding sequence TAGAATGAAAGGGAAGTCGTGGAAAGCCCGCTTTCAAGACATCCCGAAGCATCGTAAAATCACGTTCGGTCTCGTTTTCCTCGCCCTCCCCGTCCTCTTTTTTGTGAACTTATTCGTATTTAGCGACGTGTTGGCACTCGGGGACAAATACGAGGACCGCTACCAAATGAAGAAGCTTCGGCTTGAGACGGCACACGGCAATGTCGAGTTCGTCCGCAGCACGAATGAAAAAGTGCAAATCGAGGTGCTGCAGACGAACTCGAAGGAACGGACAGTAAAAGTGAAGGCGGTCGGGGATACGATTTCGGTCGTCGAACGGTTCGGCCGCTTCAGCCAGTTCGGCAGCCGACCGAGCGAGTCTCCGTCACGCTATAAAATACGCGTCGCCCTGCCGAGCTCGATGACATCGATTGATGTGACGGCCGAACAAGTGACGGGACAAGGTTTGATCGCGAAGTCGATCGTCTTGGATGCGAATGCGGTCAACTTGACGAAAGTCGAGTCGGACCGACTCCGCGTCGAGACGCGGAGTGATGTGACGCTTGAGACGGTCCGGGTCGTGCAAGCGGATATCCGTTCTTACCGCGAGGCGTCCGTGCGCGACATCGTCGTCAATCAGGCGTTGACCGTTCAAACCGAGGCCGGGGCGCTCACGTTCGAGCCGCGACATGCGACCGGGCAAGTGAACGTTAATACGGGTGGCAGTGTGACCGCGGCCGACCGTTATAACGAAATTGGCGGCGGTGTGTATCAGCTGTCAAACTCGAATCGACCGACGATCCATTTGATTGCTGAGACAGGGAAGGTTGAATTGAAATGA
- the coaBC gene encoding bifunctional phosphopantothenoylcysteine decarboxylase/phosphopantothenate--cysteine ligase CoaBC, with the protein MVNDRNILLCVSGGIAAYKACALTSKLVQAGANVRVAMTQSAEQFVGKATFQALSRNPVYTDVFEEHDPTKIAHIDVVDTSDLIVVAPATANMIAKLANGIADDFITTSILAATCPVIVSPAMNVNMLDHPATRRNIETLKSYGYQIIEPGVGNLACGWIGGGRLPEPEDLLRIIESQFVPKHLLGKRVLVTAGPTVERIDPVRFLSNDSSGKMGVALAEAARDMGADVTLVHGPLQIPVPAGVRAIPVESSADMLETVLGHFDTQHLVIKSAAVADYRPKTVHAEKHKKVHGPLTIELEETTDILKTLGMKKTHQVVVGFAAETEQLETHARDKLEKKRVDYLVANHVATPGIGFGAEENEVTLFRADGSTLRLPRQSKQKLAHELLLQFKDAIQ; encoded by the coding sequence ATGGTGAACGATCGGAACATCTTGCTTTGCGTGAGTGGTGGCATCGCCGCCTATAAGGCGTGTGCACTCACATCGAAACTCGTTCAAGCGGGTGCGAACGTCCGCGTGGCGATGACGCAGTCAGCTGAACAGTTCGTCGGGAAAGCGACGTTTCAAGCGCTCAGTCGCAATCCGGTGTATACGGACGTGTTCGAAGAGCACGATCCGACGAAAATCGCGCATATCGACGTCGTCGACACGAGTGATTTGATCGTCGTCGCCCCGGCGACGGCGAACATGATCGCCAAGCTCGCCAATGGGATCGCCGACGACTTCATCACGACCTCGATCTTAGCGGCAACATGTCCGGTCATCGTCTCACCGGCGATGAACGTCAATATGCTCGACCATCCGGCGACACGACGTAACATCGAGACGTTGAAATCATACGGTTACCAAATCATCGAGCCGGGTGTCGGCAACCTCGCCTGCGGTTGGATCGGCGGGGGACGTTTACCGGAACCGGAAGACTTGTTGCGCATTATCGAGAGCCAGTTCGTCCCGAAACATCTGCTCGGAAAACGGGTGCTCGTGACAGCGGGGCCAACGGTCGAACGCATCGACCCGGTCCGCTTCCTGTCGAACGATTCGTCAGGAAAGATGGGCGTCGCCCTCGCCGAGGCGGCCCGAGATATGGGGGCGGACGTCACACTCGTGCACGGTCCGTTGCAAATCCCGGTCCCGGCCGGCGTGAGGGCCATCCCCGTTGAATCGAGTGCAGATATGCTCGAGACAGTGCTCGGCCATTTCGACACACAACACCTCGTCATCAAATCGGCGGCAGTCGCCGACTACCGCCCGAAAACGGTCCACGCCGAGAAACATAAAAAAGTGCACGGACCGTTGACGATCGAACTCGAGGAGACGACCGATATTTTGAAGACGCTCGGGATGAAGAAGACGCACCAAGTGGTCGTCGGCTTCGCCGCCGAGACGGAGCAGTTAGAGACGCATGCCCGGGACAAACTCGAGAAAAAACGCGTCGACTACCTCGTGGCGAATCACGTGGCGACGCCGGGCATCGGGTTCGGGGCAGAGGAGAATGAGGTCACACTGTTTCGTGCGGACGGATCCACGCTCCGTCTACCGCGACAATCGAAACAGAAGTTGGCGCACGAGTTGCTGCTTCAATTTAAGGATGCGATCCAATGA
- a CDS encoding Rqc2 family fibronectin-binding protein: protein MAYDGLMTYRVVTELQALVGGRINRVHQPYALDLMIQVRSNRQSVQLLVSANAMYARLQLTDTSIKNPQEPPMFCMMLRKHIEGGFITAVEQIGRDRVIVFSIRSRNELGDEENKKVYIELMGRHSNVILTNEDGKILDAIKHLPPSQNTYRTIMPGSDYLLPPAQDKADPLTGREDGLKRIDWNAGKLDKQLVAHFSGLSPQVAQEIVHRANVPNRASIETAFKSVIDDLTGPYVFQQLASGKERFAPLRLTFGDVTSEETYDTSKEVLDRFFYEKANRDRVKQQAHDVERLLKSELERNQLKRKRLLEDLKATERSDELQKYGELLTTYLFQLEKGMKVAHVVDYYDEDGAMIDIPLDPLKTPNENAQRYYKKYNKLKVAKVEVQKQIELNEAEISYLETLVAQLDVASPRDIIEIREELAEGGYIRQKRQKKKQTAKVALEGYTSSTGTEFYVGKNNTQNDHLTFKFARRDEIWLHVKDIPGSHVIIRSTDPDETTLLEAATVAAYFSKARASSGVPVDYTKARYVKKPSGAKPGFVIYTDQQTVYVTPDERLVKSLQQ, encoded by the coding sequence GTGGCATATGATGGATTAATGACATATCGTGTCGTGACAGAATTACAGGCGCTCGTCGGCGGACGAATCAATCGCGTCCACCAACCGTACGCGCTCGACTTGATGATTCAAGTGCGGTCGAACCGGCAGAGCGTGCAGTTGCTCGTTTCGGCGAACGCGATGTACGCGCGGCTTCAACTGACGGATACCTCGATTAAAAACCCGCAAGAGCCTCCGATGTTTTGTATGATGCTCCGGAAACATATCGAGGGCGGCTTCATTACGGCCGTCGAGCAAATCGGACGGGACCGGGTCATCGTCTTCTCGATTCGCTCGCGCAACGAACTCGGCGACGAAGAGAACAAGAAAGTATATATCGAATTGATGGGACGTCACTCGAACGTCATCTTGACCAATGAGGACGGTAAAATCTTGGATGCGATCAAGCACTTGCCCCCGTCACAAAACACGTATCGGACGATCATGCCGGGAAGCGACTATTTGTTGCCACCCGCGCAAGACAAAGCCGATCCGCTCACTGGGCGGGAGGACGGATTGAAACGAATCGACTGGAACGCAGGCAAGCTCGATAAACAGCTCGTCGCTCACTTTTCCGGGCTCAGCCCTCAAGTCGCCCAAGAGATCGTGCACCGGGCCAACGTACCGAACCGAGCGAGCATCGAGACGGCGTTCAAGAGCGTAATCGATGACCTCACGGGGCCGTACGTGTTTCAACAGCTCGCCTCTGGCAAAGAACGATTCGCCCCGCTTCGCCTGACGTTCGGGGACGTCACGTCTGAAGAGACGTACGACACGAGCAAGGAAGTGCTCGATCGCTTTTTCTACGAGAAAGCGAACCGGGACCGCGTCAAGCAGCAGGCCCATGACGTCGAGCGTCTGCTCAAGTCTGAGCTCGAGCGCAACCAGTTGAAACGAAAGCGTCTGCTTGAAGATTTGAAAGCGACAGAACGGTCCGATGAGCTCCAAAAATATGGCGAGCTCTTGACGACCTACTTGTTCCAACTCGAGAAAGGGATGAAAGTCGCCCACGTCGTCGACTACTACGATGAAGACGGCGCCATGATCGACATCCCGCTCGACCCGCTCAAAACACCGAATGAGAACGCGCAACGTTACTATAAGAAGTACAACAAACTAAAAGTCGCCAAAGTCGAGGTACAAAAGCAAATCGAGTTGAACGAGGCCGAAATCAGTTATTTAGAGACGCTCGTCGCCCAACTCGATGTCGCCTCCCCTCGTGATATCATCGAGATTCGCGAAGAACTGGCCGAGGGCGGTTATATCCGCCAAAAGCGCCAGAAGAAAAAACAAACGGCAAAAGTCGCGCTCGAAGGCTATACGTCATCGACCGGTACCGAGTTTTATGTTGGCAAGAACAATACGCAAAACGACCACTTGACGTTCAAGTTCGCGCGTCGTGATGAGATTTGGCTCCACGTGAAAGATATCCCAGGCTCACACGTCATCATCCGCTCGACCGACCCGGATGAGACGACGCTCCTCGAAGCGGCGACGGTCGCGGCCTACTTCTCGAAAGCCCGTGCCTCGAGCGGTGTTCCCGTCGACTACACGAAAGCACGCTACGTGAAAAAACCGAGCGGCGCCAAGCCCGGGTTCGTCATCTATACGGATCAGCAGACGGTGTACGTCACGCCGGATGAGCGGCTCGTCAAATCACTCCAGCAATGA
- a CDS encoding FUSC family protein, protein MIDKRYIPKVGLRTLKTGIAVAITIALSWYVFGIYSGMGAIAAVVAMQPTVKRSSKIVFSRIFGTMVGLMCGLLIVYAFGVNPISIGLAVIVALTLNTTFDKTHMSTYAAFAIVLMLENPTTDFFHYAWTRSLLTAVGVFVSLGVNYAFLPPRYEDRLLGEIRKTSAYMFHHWRELVGSPGELLETRARILGHQELHMMLQEDMKVTNVKLKHLTIKQYRLLIHLEDKLVLLLESLAEHREALLLMDEEERKAFESEFLYLLAHHHDILYTCDKPYSLFTLPHEDLSVSEILHGHLLDYHEQLELFKHDPK, encoded by the coding sequence ATGATAGATAAGCGATACATCCCGAAAGTCGGACTCCGGACGTTGAAGACGGGCATCGCCGTCGCGATCACGATCGCATTGTCGTGGTATGTGTTCGGAATTTATTCGGGCATGGGCGCCATCGCCGCGGTCGTCGCGATGCAACCGACCGTCAAACGTTCCTCGAAAATCGTGTTCAGCCGTATTTTCGGGACGATGGTTGGACTGATGTGCGGCTTGCTCATCGTCTATGCGTTCGGCGTGAACCCGATCTCGATCGGTCTCGCCGTCATCGTCGCCTTGACGCTGAACACGACGTTCGACAAGACGCACATGTCGACGTACGCGGCGTTCGCCATCGTGCTCATGCTCGAGAACCCGACGACCGACTTCTTTCACTACGCGTGGACGCGTTCACTGTTGACCGCGGTCGGCGTCTTCGTCTCGCTCGGCGTGAACTATGCGTTCTTGCCGCCACGTTACGAAGACCGGCTCCTCGGCGAGATTCGCAAGACGTCGGCGTATATGTTCCATCATTGGCGTGAACTCGTCGGGTCACCGGGTGAGCTGCTCGAGACACGGGCCCGGATTCTCGGGCATCAAGAACTTCATATGATGCTCCAAGAAGATATGAAAGTGACGAACGTGAAGCTGAAGCATTTGACGATCAAGCAGTATCGGCTGTTGATCCATCTCGAGGACAAGCTCGTGCTCTTGCTTGAGAGCCTAGCGGAACATCGCGAGGCGCTCTTATTGATGGACGAGGAAGAGCGGAAGGCGTTCGAGTCCGAGTTTTTATACTTACTCGCGCATCACCACGACATCTTGTACACGTGTGACAAGCCGTATTCGCTGTTCACGTTGCCCCATGAAGATTTATCCGTATCTGAAATTTTACACGGGCACTTGCTCGACTACCATGAACAGCTTGAGTTGTTCAAACATGACCCGAAATAA
- the rpoZ gene encoding DNA-directed RNA polymerase subunit omega, whose protein sequence is MLYPSIDALQRTIPSKYTIVTVAAKRARQIQDGKAPKITAPKSYKPVGQALEELFSGDTTIIVNEKNNG, encoded by the coding sequence ATGTTATACCCTTCGATTGATGCCTTACAACGTACAATCCCGTCGAAGTATACGATCGTAACGGTCGCCGCGAAGCGGGCCCGCCAAATCCAGGACGGAAAAGCTCCGAAAATCACCGCGCCAAAATCGTATAAGCCGGTCGGACAAGCGCTAGAAGAACTGTTTTCGGGTGACACGACAATCATCGTGAACGAAAAAAACAACGGATGA